AAAAAAATATGTCGATCAAACGGTTGAACAATTCGGCAAAATCGATTATTTCTTTAACAATGCGGGGATTTCAGGCAGCGGCTCGTATTTCCTGGATTCCACCATTGAAGAAATTGAAAAGATTGTTGGCATTAATCTGTTGGGAGCACTTTATGGTGTTCGTTATGTAGCTGAGGTTATGCTGAAGAATGGCGGAGGTTCCATCGTGAACACCGCCTCAAGTGCAGGCGTGATCGGCCAGGATTCCGTTGTTACCTATTCTGCTACAAAGCATGGAATTGTTGGTTTAACGAAGAGCATGGTTGCGGAGTACGGAAAAGACGGGCTTCGAGTGAATGCCATAGCACCGGGACCAACTGAGACACCAATGGTCAAAAGCTTTTACGAAGCAAATCCGGCAATGAAAGAAAACGCAACAAAAGGTATCCCGCAGAGGCGTTTGGGCAAGCCAGAAGAAGTAGCTGAACTGGTAACATTCCTGCTAACATCCAAAGCAGAGTATATTAATGGAGAAGTTGTCCGTATTGATGGCGGGTTTACCAACACGAAATAACAGTGAAGCCGGGGTGAGAGAAATCTTGCCCCGGCTATTTATTTTTAAAAAAATGACCCCACATGATGGAGCTTATAACTACCATAGATAAGCACCTTCGCAAGTATTAGCGATTGGTTCGTAATAACAATGTTGTTTATATTGTCCAGCGAATGGCTGATTGTACCATGTAGATGGACAAGGAGCATACGGATTGAAATACCAAAGAGCAAACTTGGAAGGCTGCTGTCTCCAATAATCGAGTGTTTGTTTAGCCAATCTCTTTTCTACACCTCTTGCTCGGTTATAAAAAACATTCCCCTTTTGGACGGCCTCGAATGAATAATTTCCTCCTTGAATTTGAAAAATTACGTCCCGTACAGATCTTAAATCTTTAAAATCCAGACAATTCGCTTTCAGTCGATTGACTACGACATTGCCAACCATAAGCATCCCCAGTGGACCTTCACCTTCAGCTTCTGCCCTCATCATCCTGGCAATTAGTGCAACGTCACTGTCGGTATATTTTACCCTTGGCATTTTTATCACCTCTATAATAATTGTATTAAAAACAGCTTGTAATAATGTTAAGAGGTTCTGTATGACGGGAGATGAACATTCGTGAAATCGTTAAAGTGAAAGGTGAAAAATCCGATTTTATTCAATTTATCCATAAGATTCAAAAAAGTGCCCGCGGAAGAGGAGAATCACGAATGACGGTCACAAGAAGGGCAATCATGTGCCCGTGAAAAAGGAAATACATGAAGGACGGTCACAAGAAGGTCAAACATGTGCCCGTGGAAGAGGAGAATCACGAATGACGGTCACAAGAAGGGCAATCATGCGCCCGTGAAAAAGGAAATACATGAATGACGGTCACAAGAAGGTCAAACATGTGCCCGTGGAAGAGGAAATTCATGAATGACGCTCACAAGCAAGAACAATATGTGACGGTACAAGAGGAGAATCACCTATTATGGTCAAATACTTATACAATCAGAGACGAAGTTTAATCAATTAATCAATTCCTTCATCCTTAAATAACGCTGCATTAGCGGTGGTATTCAAGCTCTGGGTAGACGCCCAAAGGTTCCCAAGGAATCTTGGCATCATCTGCTGGGAAGGTAAGACGCCGTATCTTGAGAAATATACAAAGAGTTTCAAATAGTTACGCGCATTTCCTGGCAAGTGAATCTCTTTTGCATAAAACTTATTTTCTGTTACTGTCGCAAAGGATCGGGTCTCGAAACCTGAAATAAAGCGAGTTTTTTCACCCTTGTACTCATTCTCGATAAAATGTATTTTCTTGATGATTGTTGGGTCGTCGCTGCCATCGTAATTGGCCAGCCTCGCCTGGTTGAAAGCTGATACAGAATCCAGCCTGGGAACTAGTGAAAGCAAATGACCGTATGCTTTGTCATGTCCTTCATAAAAAGGCTTAATATCCAGCTTATCCATTAAATCAACCAGAATGAGTTTCTCATCTTTTAAATATGGCGGACGAAAAATCTGTCTCGAAAGCTTCAACTCATCAAGTGAGTTGCACTCAAGTGATGTGAAAAAGTACCACCGGCCTTTATCATCGAGACTAATATCATAGGATTGGCCGTCCCTTTCCAATATGTAATCCTTAAAACGATCTTCTTTATCAAAAGTAAAATCATGCTCAGATACCTTACCTGGCAAAAAGCCAAAAGGGGACTCGATTGGTACAGCAATCTCTGAATATAATTTATTTATCATTTACAACACACCTTTGTAAAAATCCAAGATACATACAGATTACCCATTATTAATGAAATGAACACTGGAAAGTGATGATATTGCGATGAAGCGATGGTTAAGAATTATGATGTTCTTTTCCTTTATGCTTGCTGGCTGCGAAGAAGAGGAGCAAACACACGTAGAAGAAGTGAAGAAGATTAAACCTCCTGATTACATCCAGGAGCCCGGTGATGTGGTCG
This window of the Mesobacillus jeotgali genome carries:
- a CDS encoding SDR family NAD(P)-dependent oxidoreductase, with the translated sequence MANGNKVAIITGGGSGLGQSTALRLAEEKVDIAVVDISEKGGNETVEMVKKLGVEAIFIKADVSKQEDVKKYVDQTVEQFGKIDYFFNNAGISGSGSYFLDSTIEEIEKIVGINLLGALYGVRYVAEVMLKNGGGSIVNTASSAGVIGQDSVVTYSATKHGIVGLTKSMVAEYGKDGLRVNAIAPGPTETPMVKSFYEANPAMKENATKGIPQRRLGKPEEVAELVTFLLTSKAEYINGEVVRIDGGFTNTK
- a CDS encoding cell wall hydrolase: MPRVKYTDSDVALIARMMRAEAEGEGPLGMLMVGNVVVNRLKANCLDFKDLRSVRDVIFQIQGGNYSFEAVQKGNVFYNRARGVEKRLAKQTLDYWRQQPSKFALWYFNPYAPCPSTWYNQPFAGQYKQHCYYEPIANTCEGAYLW